A region from the Gossypium hirsutum isolate 1008001.06 chromosome A08, Gossypium_hirsutum_v2.1, whole genome shotgun sequence genome encodes:
- the LOC107922941 gene encoding pre-mRNA cleavage factor Im 25 kDa subunit 2, whose amino-acid sequence MPILQQWLGPFLIIINGLNSLIRQYSLTFPTLLSPYPQSILPPGKQTFRLGEGEMVMSPVVNTYPLSSYTFGTKEPKMEKDTSVADRLARMKVNYMKEGMRTSVEFLLMQVQEHNHPHILLLQIGNTFCKLPGGRLKPGENEIEGLKRKLTSKLGANSPALVPDWQIGECVAIWWRPNFETIMYPYCPPHITKPKECKKLFLVHLSEKEYFAVPKNLKLLAVPLFELYDNVQRYGPVISTIPQQLSRFQFNMITT is encoded by the exons ATGCCCATTTTACAACAATGGTTAGGCCCTTTCCTGATTATTATCAATGGGCTTAACTCCTTAATAAGACAATATTCATTGACCTTTCCCACCCTTCTCTCTCCGTACCCACAATCGATTTTGCCGCCGGGGAAACAAACGTTTCGACTCGGAGAGGGAGAGATGGTAATGTCACCGGTGGTTAACACGTACCCTTTGTCCAGCTACACCTTTGGTACCAAAGAGCCGAAGATGGAGAAGGACACGTCCGTCGCCGATCGCCTTGCTCGCATGAAAGTCAA TTACATGAAAGAGGGCATGAGAACTAGCGTTGAATTT CTTCTCATGCAGGTCCAAGAACATAATCATCCTCACATTCTTCTTCTGCAAATTGGGAACACATTCTGCAAACTTCCTGGTGGACGACTGAAGCCTGGAGAGAATG AGATTGAGGGTTTGAAAAGGAAGCTGACCAGCAAGCTTGGAGCTAATTCACCTGCTCTTGTGCCAGACTGGCAG ATTGGTGAGTGCGTGGCCATCTGGTGGAGGCCCAACTTTGAGACCATAATGTATCCATATTGTCCTCCCCACATCACAAAACCTAAG GAATGCAAGAAGCTTTTCCTTGTCCATTTGTCTGAGAAAGAGTACTTTGCAGTACCAAAAAATTTGAAACTTCTTGCTGTACCATTGTTTGAGCTTTATGACAATGTTCAG AGATACGGACCTGTAATATCAACCATTCCGCAGCAGCTCTCTAGATTCCAGTTCAACATGATTACTACATAA